The Gossypium arboreum isolate Shixiya-1 chromosome 2, ASM2569848v2, whole genome shotgun sequence region gccagatctgttatcttggatctACTTTAGTGTGAGAACATCCGAAAGCCAAATCTACTATGTTTTCGATTTGCTCTCTGTCGAATATAGAGATGcccgatctgctatcttcgactTGTTCCCTGTCATTGTagagataccaaatcatcttggaccctactgcttagggggttaaggtgcatcatcttcgatctgcttcgctactgcttagggataagatctgcaaatttaacctgttaccctactcttaggggattaaggcgggtcttcgatttgctccactacttcttagggagataagatctgcaaatttaacctgttaccttactacttaggggattaaggcaagTCGTCGTCGATTtgctccgctactgcttagggagataagatctacgaacctgttaccctactgcttaggggattaaggcgattcttcgatctgctccactactgcttagggagataagatctgcaaatttaacctgttaccctaccacttaggggattaaggcgagtcttcgatctgctccactactgcttagagagataagatctgcaaatttaacctgcTACTCTACTGCTTAGGGAATTAAGGCAAGTCTTCGAtatgctccactactgcttagggagataagatctacaaatttaacctgttaccctactgcttaggggattaaggctggtctttgatctgctccactactgcttagggagataagatctgcaaatttaacctgttaccctactgcttaggggattaaggcgagtcttcgatctgctccactactgcttaaggagataagatctgcaaatttaacctgttaccctacagcttaggggattaaggcgagtcttcgatctgccccactactgcttagggagataagatctgcaaatttaacctgttaccctactgcttaggggattaaggcactgaattttgtaattttcaatcaaccttgctacattgtccactggggaatccacctgtagaattgatttcctggaatttatgcttatgtcaaataattaagatgccatgattgaaatgagtcaaatgttcctaattagacatattatgatgcaaaatgtttatgaaaataactcCTATTTTGGACGTCATCACTCATTCATCTATCGAGCTTTCCACCTCGTTCTTCTCGACATATTAATCATACTCTGCTCGTATGCCTCGAAACTTCTCTCCATCAATTTAGTCTACCGTACCATTCCCCGAATGTTACGACCCACTGAAGATGTTTATaaaatgatcctttcttaagatcaatattgcttaaaacgtctaaccaccttttggactgaagaagaaaatctctctaatatctccaacccatacatatgagaattccttaaacaattgtcttgtttcagtttcttgtattatctagaaatttctagagtaatatgcaaaacttcgtttgtgaagatattttagttcatctatcattatttcaatgcaacatgctttatgaataatgggagacaaataaattgatcctgaggataattagatttggacaaattattggaaggaatgcaaaaagattaacctgagaacatatatttgcgaagaaaaagaatccaaagatagtaaataggacagaaatcagatgccccagatatcgccacttgagcgtctatacaccagctctatgaagactttcttgagttcaacatgtgcttaaaagatccaaagtaattcgttgatacctcgatatgtaacatacttcacttctcgtcGAATCCGGTATAACAAGGTCACTACATGACTTTctaaatttgagctgccctttcgggttttcaactcaaaacccctttggtctcaaggtgccctttgcgggttttcaccttggcctctccattttttttcttttttcttttttttctctttttcttttcttttttccttttttttttgaaatagaagtcccaaagtgccctttgcgggttttcaccttggcttctctTCTCCTTCAGACAAAATACTCATTgaccgagtccgaattcactggatcagataaattcttcctatccatttcttgtcaaaatcaatgcacctctagagaaagctcTCTTCacaacatatggcccttcccaatttggtatccttttgcatgggaaggatctcttttagcacaaggtttcctttatgaaattcttttggacaaaccttctttgtcataagtctatGTCAtctattcttggtacatttgcttaggatgaatactttcaagttaagtttactagaggtattcaattcttgactccatcaaagcttagaggaaaaatcttgattcataaacccatgagaaagggattgcccTAGCAGCAGTCTtggctgttgtttgtcaaaccctacaaaaagatggttcaatgattctcagcagacaagaatgaattgctgactttatccttcaacctggaaagctgaGGTACAGGGATTACTCCCGGaacatacatcccaccatgactcaatgatgtttctgaagcatccctaatcttcataaattgcccccaactgtgaagctgccaaatgagcgtagcaaataggagccacaacaaatatggctgtggtgctcctttgatacatataggataaaGAATGAACAAACTATTGCAGATCATTAGCCGAAAACCCAGCCTAGTCTAAGAGAACgtgatagtgggtctgcctcgtgattccaatcattccagcatgggtaccaaggtaaaaatcattgttctttggatgacatactttgttgtcaatgacagtaccatgtagcacattcgAATAGTCAGTATGTAAATTTCTTTTTGAtatctgtcgaaaccatttttaaatcgagttttggaaaatgagaatcaactttaagaaaaacgaaaacgggagtcgccaccaatctttttaggtgtgattggatcaccttataaaatgttttgttttaaaacattaattttggtctacgaaagtcgagaaaactgattcgggagtcggttacgtactaagaagggttagcaccctcgtaacgcccaaaaattggtacctaattgattatcaagtgtctttaatgtcagaaatttgaaagttttaagatgcaaacctcttttaattagaatgtctcaattttgaaaattaaggctcacttattttaaacgagtcaaaacatcacatctagtaagttaggacgcaacattttaaaaccttcgaaactaagctcgtctttcgaaaatttctatctcgaaacaacaaaacgccatatccagtaaagttaggacactatgttttgaaatctcgaaataattgttttagttttgaaaaatcaaaatcacttagaagggtgcttgactattcgaattcaacgagaaaagtcgcaacccagtaagttagggcactacttttctcgaagttttcaaacatcaagcattgccttttattttatttttttaaaaaaaaaccttggaatattattttaaatgacgttttaggatgacatattaatgcatcatgaagcatagatgtacaaaatattctaacatttccatacaaacataaataatattattaagacaaaactaaataacatgaacatacgtttaatgaaaaaaatcatactagggtaaatataagataataaacaaataaaaatatgagtaaactaaaagaaaaatataatacatgcaaaaattatacaacaatatatatcataaaatagcatataaaaaaataattaaacatagcatataaaaaaatgaaactatgcacaaataagatagatgacatacactaaaaaatgaataaatagaacatttacaaattataaaatataatgcaatagttcaaatacatgaaatgataatataatatatatacatgcatagaaaatatatatttgaaaataaacgatataaaaatgttaaatattataatatataaaatacataatcaaatgtataaaagataggaataaatatacacatttgaaaattgaagaaattaaaataaaaaaaagggttgaaaaactaagatagacgaaaaataaaataagaacaaaccacagagagtaagaacgcaagagggagagaaatttaagtgaatgctctcaagaattcttattgcttcccaaaactcaagtgatttacaatgaagggagaggcctctatttatagttgagcctccccaaatccaacggtacagatcaattacatcaatggttaagattaaaggatatctacaaattaaatctctaagattacaagatcatatcttcaagattgcatatcatatctaagattgtatcatatctaatagtgcatatcatatctaagattgcatatccttaaagattatatttccatatgagtcaagctcatagatggaccttcaatcttttcaagtaataggCCATtttgattgggccaaattatatgtttgtaattttgtactggacttggactttgttttttttttaacttatttcTGGGCTTGGGcgaaattgagtgtctacaataTCGAATTTGAGTTCTAAATTCTTGTTATATCGTTCTATTTTTTAAATACGTGGCATCTCAATAATTTATTTTAGAAAGACCAATGGATGGTTCTCCACTCCATATCACTCGGCTGGTCATTAAGTAACCAGCCACCTGTGCACTCCACTAGTTATCAGGTCACTCACTTCTAGCGAGAACTACTTACCACCAAGAGAGAATCACTACGGACCACCGAAGCATAACAATCTCATATTACCTATGTTAGACCAGTATCATACTTGAAGGCAACTGACCAGCCACTTGGTCGACCACATGAGATGGTTACCACTTGTACTGTCGATGAAGTAGTGCCACCAAGCAAGAGACCCTTCCCCTGTAAATACCTTGAAGAACAATGAAGAAGAGAAATTTTACCACACGAGATGGTCTCTTTTGCCTTCACAACCACCTTACTCCTTTTCCACTCCTCTCCTGTTTTGGCTCTCTACTTATTTAGGTGAACCGACCTTTTTGTCCCTACCACCTTTTGCTCCTTATTGTATCAAGAATTCTTAAGagagttaatatgtgattttaccattgtattaatataaaattttacaaatttttgagggattaattttaaattttaaagaatcaaaataaaattttaccgttcaattaatttaaaattttataaatttttaagagATCGAGAAAACAATTTTCCATTTTGAAAGGTGGCAAAAGCACTTGTTGGTCACAAAGATCAAGATTTAACCGCTCAAGTGATAAAACAAGAATCAAGGTGTTGCCCCCAAAATGATACAATTGCAATTAGATCTcttcaaaaaatataattttaaaaattagtataatagtaaaataaaaatggGTAACTCCCTATCCAACAATAAAATTATTTGACTACGTAGTTTAGAGTGCGACATGAAACGATTTTCACTTTTGTATTCGAGTCCTGAGTGGCACAATTTTCACCAGCTACTTCAAAAaccttttatatattttgattcaAGAAGGTTATTTCCTTATAAGACTTTTGACAGGTATAAAtaaatatcatataatataaacacacaaaaaaaaagttTGGAAAAAACAAGATAATTAATATAATGATATTTGATCACTAGCTTTATTCCCGCAGTAATTCTTCACGGAATTGAATTACAACAATTATTGATATACATTTTTCAGTATTGAAATTTGTATTCTACTGTCGATCTGGTTTAGTAATGGTGCAAAGTAACATTGCACTCAAGAATAACATCCCCTGTCGTCAAATTTGCAAAATTGATTTGAGTTAGAGCAAACCCTTGGGCCATTCTAAACGCACCTCTCCCTCCCACAATAGCCAATTCACGAATTGCATCTGAAGATGAACTCCTTGAGATTAAACTAAAAGAGCTCCCATTGAACCTGCCACTCGTAAATGCTAAATCAGCGTACATAACTGTAGTAAACACAGCAGGGTCTCGACTGGATGATACATAGAGTCCTTGAGCGTTACCAATCAACGTTGATGTTAGTGCAGGCCCTACGGTAAGGGGGTCATTAATTGCAAACAATGTGCCAAACCCGAATGAGGATGGTTGCGTGATGTTGGGACGGGCTATGACGACTGCACTGGGGTTTTCACCActgacggtatcatgaaggaagaAGTGGAGTCGGGTCATCTTTTTCGCCCGCTGAGTAGCTCGCATAACAGTTTTCGAGTAGTATTGGCCATAGACTGGCACTATGACAAGGCAAAATATCATTGCTAATGCAAATATATTAtgttctttcttcatttttcttctcaaTATTTTTACCTCTATTATATTTGGTTTTTTGCTTCTTTGTTGTATACACCTCACAAACTGCTTTATATAGAATTTGGGTTGGATGTTTATTCCATATTTTCATACTAAACTATTTTGTAAAGGCCTGAAATTGATATTCCTCTCATTTTCTTTCCATAAATTAGGTCAAATGAATTCTAGAATAAACAATATGATGATGATCAATAACAATGGGTGTTTCAACATTGGCATAAGAGTGACTGATTAGTCAAAACAGAATACACATCAAACTAAAATCATGTCATATttcttaataatatatatatatatatatatatatatatatatatatatgcatttgtgatatataattttatacattgtAAATGAATAAGAGGACAATATATTTCAAGAGCTTTTTATAAAAATAAGCTaataaaaaagagaaaattaaaCCTAATTTATGATAATATTTTTAAGTAATGTGATGTCACcctaatatatttaatataaactCTCTCCAAATTAGTTCCTTATAATAACTATCAATTAACCACTCAAAGGTGAATAAACAATAAAATCCTTTCACATAAAAGTTCCTTAGAATGAACGTATATGCTCTCTCTAAATTCATAAAGCTCAAATCACATTTTTTCAAAGTAAAATGAGATAAAAACTATTTAAATTCAAAAGCTTTCTCTTCAAGTTTTTCTCCATGACTTTTCAAACACAATATCTCCAATATTTATTTTCAAGGATTTtcgaaaataattttcaaaatttaaaatatttataaaatttcaaaatttatatttttaaaaatttaaaattctaaaaatatataaaaatttaaaattttagaattaatctaaaataataattttgagacctaaataaataaattaattatttaagtttatcatactaaaataaTACTCGTTTCTACTCACCTTTACCCAAGCCTTTATATTATCTGCATGATTTATCTTCATCTCTTACATTTGGACTAGAACTCTTCAAAGCTTGCTATGAAGATAAAGATAAGATCTCTCCAAAGTATCATACTGGAAATAAAACTGTCATATTAAAGTCTTTCAAATGTGTTGCGTCAAATCAATATATCATGTTTTACTGCTCATAATAAAGATAAATACAAAGTCAAAAATTATCAACCGAAAATTTAATTGAGACATAAATTGTGATTTCAAATATGGTGATAATCAAAAGTAAAATTTACTCCACGGCCTAATTCCTAACATATAGGTTactttaaaaataacaaataatgttgaattaaattaaattaatatacttactagttttattaattttataatggaAAATGGAGAACAATGATATATCTTTGGATTTCATAGTGAAGAACCGTAGAAATTACCGTGCTTCGTAAATATTAAACAagcaatttatttattaaatttttcagAGGCAACAAATAATCAGTACAAGAAATTCTAACAACATTTTCAACTTTAAACTTTTCTCAAATGTTTTAAATTAGTTACTGTTTTGTTCTGAATTGTTTTAGAGCTTCTGTAAATTTGATTTAACCCAATACTGTATAAATGACATATTTTTGATTATATGATTGATGATTAAAGATTTTTTAGAGaattttgaattgatatagcatgattcTTGATGTGAGTTTTAGGTCCCAATTTCAGACTAAAAAATGTGATAGGCTTCCCCTACCTCAAGGCCCAACAACAAGATCAAATGCCAAGCAAATCAAAGCAAGATTCAATCAAAGACAATATGTTGGAATGAATATTTTTTAGGGAACGAGGAATGATACATGCATAAAATggctaaatttttttaaattccaTTCATAGAAGCTTCCAAATTTTAAGTTTGGGGGATCAGCAGACTTGCAATGACTTTTTGGATGGTATTTAGACATTTCTTGGTTAAGACATATTCATGCTATTCGAAAATCTATCTCTTAGCTTAAAATGCACTTTGAATTACTTGATTTTGACTTcgagagctcaagttatgaccgtTTTAGTGAAGACTGCGTGAGTAGAATTTTTGGACAGGATTATGATGAGAATTATGAGTTTTGGGtctttaattcgagtttaaatcatatttggtttgggttttatgcttaatgtaacatcccgaattagggcctagtcggaacagtggtttcgggaccaaaaatctgacacaataaaatttgtttttattatatttttatggtctacaatttcatgggatgattttgtgaaaatttcgttcgaaaattttgacatttgggcactcaatttcgtcaaaaggactaaattgtaaaaagtgtaaaagttgagttctacatgttagaggtgtctaattgtcatgaaattttaaattggacgcccttaaatggtaattagatcaatggataattttttggacaaaaatagacataaaagtgaaatagaatatttttaagttaggggcattttggtaatctagtaattaaaatgaattaaaaacaaaattaaaagccaatttttgtccatcttctacctcaTGGCCAAAACTTGTATGAAGAAGACATAGctatggtttttcaagcttccaag contains the following coding sequences:
- the LOC108465278 gene encoding dirigent protein 15-like, with amino-acid sequence MKKEHNIFALAMIFCLVIVPVYGQYYSKTVMRATQRAKKMTRLHFFLHDTVSGENPSAVVIARPNITQPSSFGFGTLFAINDPLTVGPALTSTLIGNAQGLYVSSSRDPAVFTTVMYADLAFTSGRFNGSSFSLISRSSSSDAIRELAIVGGRGAFRMAQGFALTQINFANLTTGDVILECNVTLHHY